From a single Arachis hypogaea cultivar Tifrunner chromosome 3, arahy.Tifrunner.gnm2.J5K5, whole genome shotgun sequence genomic region:
- the LOC112790816 gene encoding uncharacterized protein: MVPTQVKNKKMHSRSLSRSSRESFRFFGSPDKDEDLRKTKTEIENNITKLLKLVKNDDQSKKNRNPRLVRKEAELVGLIEDLNSQYQSLFQLCDYLNREFMRAISRRRSRRGTGSNTDSESEYFSSEELENYTKFSFDDVLKNDDAKEYEEQLNSQMKEMESLSQQKTNLENQIESQSLQFEELSANNTRLHDRVLDLESLLKEEKGVVSVWEEKLKINENQAKSNIEALMTQVNKLNLELKTLRTQKDQTEEEIEGIKDKALAQMKDLMDKLNSMQEELDSVNTQNKELDAQVRNDRELILRYLIQIENLSQDLAETSLDKQSLMDDKEQFLARIKDLEFELEAESMQKNALEAQLRDRNYDMKLVEEENRTLQDRNSELKKAMHQSGEEITALMRVPETQKDAASMEAMALKAEMNIMRLEMDNLYAQRSKLEQQIERNRKEYEENLGNLSSKLSSQIVEREKTIEEQAATIQRINEEHKQTKVALNKNKLSRQTAERKMIELATEFRRKMEDNIRLLHQRIHVAEQMNNENKNNFKIVNQRYHEENKTLQEKIAIYEEELKVPKFDIAPLGGEQHALVFEALNELEMVTMNRLDSIVGDVEEQKKHVVSRVFKMIGEVQYGKEWIKKRNREWEETKNNAECLRALLDSKEEQEFLLREKVWKLEAKVSKEAGEKLNLMNAVSQLEKKVARLENALKEKEEDLVSLGEKKREAIKQLCFVVEFHRERCRDLKDLVIKMGANNNTNTKK; this comes from the exons ATGGTCCCAACccaagtgaaaaacaaaaaaatgcataGTCGTAGCCTTAGCCGCTCATCAAGGGAATCATTCAGGTTCTTTGGGAGCCCTGACAAAGATGAAGACCTTAGAAAGACCAAAACAG AGATTGAGAACAATATCACAAAACTGCTTAAGCTTGTCAAGAACGATGATCAAAGCAAAAAGAATAGGAATCCACGGCTTGTTAGAAAAGAGGCAGAACTTGTGGGGCTAATTGAGGACTTAAACAGCCAGTATCAATCACTCTTTCAATTGTGTGATTATTTGAACAGAGAGTTTATGAGAGCGATTTCTCGCAGAAGAAGCCGAAGGGGTACCGGCTCTAACACAGACTCAGAGTCAGAGTACTTCTCCTCAGAGGAACTAGAAAACTATACCAAGTTTTCATTCGATGATGTTCTCAAGAATGATGATGCAAAGGAATATGAGGAGCAGTTGAATTCACAGATGAAAGAGATGGAGAGCCTGAGCCAGCAGAAGACGAatctagaaaatcaaattgaaagCCAATCGCTCCAATTCGAAGAGCTAAGCGCAAATAATACCAGGCTGCATGATCGGGTCTTGGATCTGGAATCGTTGTTGAAAGAGGAAAAAGGTGTGGTGTCTGTTTGGGAGGAAAAACTGAAAATCAATGAGAATCAAGCCAAGTCCAACATTGAAGCATTGATGACACAGGTCAACAAGCTCAATCTGGAGTTAAAGACACTGCGTACACAGAAAGATCAAACGGAAGAGGAAATAGAAGGTATCAAAGATAAAGCATTAGCTCAAATGAAGGACTTGATGGACAAGCTCAATTCCATGCAGGAAGAGTTGGACTCTGTAAACACACAGAACAAAGAATTAGATGCTCAGGTCAGAAATGACAGGGAGCTGATACTCCGATACCTGATTCAGATTGAAAACCTGAGCCAAGATTTGGCGGAGACAAGTTTGGATAAGCAGAGTTTAATGGACGACAAAGAGCAATTCCTGGCAAGAATAAAGGACTTGGAATTTGAATTGGAAGCAGAAAGCATGCAGAAGAATGCACTGGAAGCTCAGTTAAGAGACAGGAATTATGATATGAAGCTTGTGGAGGAAGAAAACAGGACTCTGCAGGACAGAAACAGTGAACTGAAGAAAGCAATGCACCAAAGTGGCGAAGAGATAACCGCACTTATGAGGGTACCGGAGACCCAGAAGGACGCGGCTTCTATGGAGGCCATGGCCCTAAAGGCAGAAATGAATATTATGAGATTAGAGATGGACAATCTGTATGCACAGAGAAGCAAGTTGGAGCAGCAAATTGAGCGAAACCGGAAGGAATATGAAGAAAATTTGGGAAACTTGAGCAGCAAGTTATCGAGCCAAATAGTAGAACGCGAGAAAACCATAGAGGAACAAGCAGCAACCATTCAGAGAATAAACGAGGAGCATAAACAGACCAAAGTTGCGTTGAATAAGAACAAGCTGTCCCGCCAAACGGCCGAAAGGAAAATGATTGAGCTGGCAACGGAGTTCCGGAGGAAAATGGAAGACAACATCCGGCTTCTGCACCAGAGGATCCACGTGGCCGAACAGATGAACAACGAGAACAAAAACAATTTCAAGATCGTCAATCAGAGGTACCACGAAGAGAACAAGACGCTCCAAGAGAAAATCGCAATTTACGAAGAAGAGCTGAAGGTGCCAAAGTTTGATATTGCGCCCTTGGGTGGGGAACAACACGCTTTGGTTTTTGAAGCTCTAAATGAATTAGAAATGGTCACTATGAACCGTTTGGACTCAATAGTTGGGGACGTTGAGGAACAGAAGAAACACGTCGTGAGCCGCGTGTTTAAAATGATTGGAGAGGTTCAGTACGGTAAAGAATGGATTAAGAAAAGAAACCGTGAATGGGAAGAAACGAAGAACAATGCGGAGTGTCTGAGGGCACTGCTGGACAGCAAGGAGGAGCAGGAGTTCTTGCTGAGGGAGAAGGTGTGGAAGTTGGAGGCCAAGGTGAGTAAAGAAGCTGGGGAGAAacttaacttgatgaatgcgGTGAGCCAGTTAGAGAAGAAAGTGGCAAGGTTGGAGAACGCTTTGAAGGAGAAGGAGGAAGATTTGGTTAGCCTTGGTGAGAAGAAGAGGGAAGCAATAAAGCAACTTTGTTTTGTTGTTGAGTTTCATAGAGAACGTTGTAGGGATCTCAAAGATTTGGTCATCAAGATGGGGGCCAACAACAACACTAACACCAAGAAATAA
- the LOC112779235 gene encoding uncharacterized protein, with translation MAKQKAIAWIYGDWKKSYNKVPKLLQALQSCFPGTICGLCVKPYYEGHLMVRDCCMFDKVFWAFLSCVEAFNHCKPFFSVDGTHLYGKYGGVLLIAVAQDGNSNILPIAFAIVEFQAIKAALGADDSGWHPPRAFHAYCIRHMIANFMSWFKSVEDKRYLINVTYSPS, from the exons atggcgaagcagaaggccatTGCATGGATCTACGGTGATTGGAAAAAGTCGTACAACAAGGTGCCAAAACTACTTCAGGCACTGCAGAGCTGTTTTCCAGGCACTATATGTGGCCTATGCGTCAAACCGTATTATGAAGGTCACCTCATGGTGCGCGACTGCTGCATGTTCGACAAAGTTTTTTGGGCTTTTTTGTCATGTGTTGAGGCCTTCAACCATTGCAAGCCATTTTTCTCTGTAGACGGCACGCATCTGTATGGCAAGTACGGTGGAGTGTTGCTTATAGCAGTGGCACAAGACGGAAACAGCAACATACTGCCAATTGCTTTTGCCATTGTTGA ATTTCAAGCCATCAAGGCCGCCCTTGGAGCTGATGATAGTGGGTGGCATCCCCCTAGGGCCTTCCATGCTTACTGTATCAGACATATGATTGCGAATTTCATGAGTTGGTTCAAGTCAGTCGAGGACAAGCGATATCTCATAAATGTTACTTACAGTCCAAGTTAG